A genomic segment from Salvia splendens isolate huo1 chromosome 13, SspV2, whole genome shotgun sequence encodes:
- the LOC121760610 gene encoding uncharacterized protein LOC121760610, which yields MVREGPSSERHQAFVPENILNIGYATTSNGLPAIYFSSSETQKLATRLGHAIVGKFSHSIPASHQIQKALDNIKFSRGFTWKYINAKHVLVQFEDIAYYARLLGGPKETPVWYVDRHPMRIFKWAPDFDAYCESPIAAIWCNLIGLPIHLFDQSALFAIEKLLGTPIQVDRATANKTRLSFARICIEIDITKPPPEEINLDICGRETVQQVRWDKIPAYCSECRHVGHKSEACYVAGKAVRPPKRNYNITTPRQPHQGAQGLKGGYDQPKENLNSKEGKTTLETQRNGSSTDHNNKQ from the coding sequence ATGGTTCGGGAAGGTCCGAGCTCCGAACGTCACCAAGCCTTTGTCCCGGAAAATATTCTAAACATTGGCTATGCTACCACATCAAATGGGCTCCCGGCGATTTATTTCTCATCATCGGAGACACAGAAATTGGCAACGAGACTCGGCCATGCTATCGTCGGTAAGTTCTCCCATTCTATTCCGGCTTCGCACCAAATACAAAAAGCACTTGATAACATCAAATTTAGTCGAGGCTTTACATGGAAGTATATTAATGCAAAACAtgttcttgttcaatttgaggatattGCATACTATGCTAGGCTGCTTGGTGGCCCCAAGGAGACCCCGGTGTGGTATGTTGATCGACATCCTATGCGAATCTTCAAATGGGCgccggactttgatgcatatTGTGAATCCCCCATAGCGGCAATTTGGtgtaacctaattggcctccccatccACCTGTTTGACCAATCGGCCCTTTTTGCCATCGAAAAACTCCTTGGGACCcctatccaagtggatcgagctaCAGCCAACAAGACACGACTatcatttgcccgaatttgcaTCGAGATCGACATAACGAAGCCACCACCCGAGGAGATCAAccttgacatttgtgggcgTGAAACCGTGCAACAAGTgaggtgggataagatcccggcATATTGTAGTGAGTGTAGGCACGTGGGGCATAAAAGTGAGGCTTGTTATGTGGCGGGTAAAGCGGTCCGACCCCCGAAGAGGAACTACAATATTACCACGCCGAGACAGCCACACCAAGGGGCCCAAGGTTTGAAGGGAGGATATGACCAACCGAAGGAAAACTTGAACAGCAAGGAGGGGAAAACAACATTGGAGACCCAAAGAAATGGAAGCTCAACCGATCATAACAACAAGCAATAG